The Pasteurella multocida genome contains a region encoding:
- the tehA gene encoding dicarboxylate transporter/tellurite-resistance protein TehA: protein MIEQKSKPFPLPINYFGIILGLSALSLAWRYATPLCEGATLVSESLFAVSAMIWLAFIGAYAYKWFKSHQQLKADLQHPLLGNFVSLIPITTILIGIGLVPYNMLFGIVLISLGITIQLAFATYYIPAMWRGIHQAEMTLPAIYLPTVATNFVSATALGVLGYSELGMVFLGAGFFSWLVLEPIVLQRLRTLQPVPEPLRPMIGIQLAPAFVGCSAYLTLNGGKLDLFALMLLGYGVLQLLFLIRLLPWIFVNGFTPAMWAFSFGLASMAKVALLFYQNTADNLLATLSLALFIFANFSIGLMLLNTGYLVLKGRFFIK from the coding sequence ATGATAGAACAAAAATCAAAACCGTTTCCACTACCGATAAACTATTTTGGGATAATCCTTGGGTTATCGGCATTAAGCCTCGCTTGGCGTTACGCCACCCCTCTGTGTGAAGGCGCTACCCTCGTGAGCGAAAGCCTTTTCGCTGTTTCTGCCATGATTTGGCTCGCGTTTATTGGTGCCTACGCTTACAAATGGTTTAAATCACATCAGCAATTGAAAGCCGATTTACAACATCCGCTGTTAGGCAATTTTGTCAGCCTCATTCCCATTACAACGATCTTAATCGGTATTGGGCTTGTTCCTTATAACATGCTATTCGGGATTGTACTCATCAGCCTAGGTATTACGATACAGTTAGCCTTTGCTACCTACTATATTCCCGCGATGTGGCGCGGCATTCATCAAGCAGAAATGACACTTCCTGCCATTTATCTCCCGACAGTTGCAACCAATTTTGTCAGTGCCACCGCACTTGGCGTGCTCGGTTACAGCGAATTAGGCATGGTGTTTTTAGGCGCCGGCTTTTTTTCTTGGCTAGTATTAGAGCCGATAGTATTACAACGTTTACGTACATTACAGCCCGTCCCCGAACCGTTGCGCCCCATGATAGGGATCCAACTTGCCCCTGCGTTTGTAGGTTGTTCAGCCTATTTAACTTTAAATGGGGGAAAACTCGACCTGTTCGCGCTAATGTTACTAGGTTACGGTGTGTTACAGCTGCTATTTTTAATCCGCTTACTGCCTTGGATTTTTGTTAACGGCTTTACGCCTGCCATGTGGGCATTCTCCTTTGGTTTAGCCTCCATGGCAAAAGTGGCATTACTCTTTTATCAAAATACTGCCGATAATTTGTTAGCCACGTTAAGCTTAGCGCTGTTTATTTTCGCGAATTTCAGTATTGGTCTGATGTTGTTGAACACGGGCTATTTGGTCTTAAAAGGACGATTTTTTATCAAATAA
- a CDS encoding DUF2322 family protein produces the protein MNFNTLLNTLPPIEDLVGLAIMDGETQIHYIPAIAGKLGSLRVYNALAEAFHGRLDRTSAQQGIQLFAEHSEDAKQHPGKHPNIDLLFQIIEQDLHYQLVPQK, from the coding sequence ATGAATTTCAATACGCTATTAAATACCTTGCCACCAATTGAAGACTTAGTTGGGCTTGCTATCATGGACGGTGAAACACAAATCCATTACATTCCTGCGATTGCGGGCAAATTAGGCTCTTTACGTGTCTATAATGCACTTGCCGAAGCCTTCCACGGCAGACTCGACCGCACCTCTGCGCAACAAGGCATACAATTATTTGCTGAGCATAGCGAAGATGCTAAACAACATCCCGGCAAACACCCAAACATTGATTTACTCTTCCAGATTATCGAGCAGGATCTGCATTACCAATTAGTGCCACAAAAATGA
- the murB gene encoding UDP-N-acetylmuramate dehydrogenase: MQNLQPFHTFSLPVQAQKIIEITDIEQLKQQWAACQTNKLPVLLLGQGSNVLFLRDFQGVVLLNRLMGIQHTQDADFHYLHVNGGENWHQLVARSIQQGIFGLENLALIPGCAGSAPIQNIGAYGVEFKDVCDYVEVLNLHTNEIFRLSNEQCQFGYRDSIFKHAYATGYVIIAVGLKLSKNWIPVLKYGSLANLEKSAVNAQQIFDEVCAIRRSKLPDPAEFGNAGSFFKNPVISKVDFDHLQQEYPDIPHFPQADGRVKLAAGWLIDQCGLKGYQLGGAAVHQQQALVLINQQDATSSDVVELAHHIRQKVAQRFAVWLQPEVRFIDEDGEVDSEQAIC, translated from the coding sequence ATGCAAAATCTCCAACCCTTTCATACTTTTTCTCTGCCCGTACAAGCACAGAAAATCATTGAAATTACCGATATTGAGCAACTGAAACAACAATGGGCTGCATGTCAGACCAATAAACTACCGGTGTTATTGTTAGGTCAAGGCAGTAATGTCCTTTTCTTACGCGATTTTCAAGGTGTTGTCTTGCTTAATCGCTTAATGGGCATTCAACATACACAAGATGCTGATTTTCATTATTTACATGTCAATGGAGGAGAAAATTGGCATCAATTGGTCGCGAGGTCAATACAGCAAGGCATCTTTGGGCTCGAAAATCTCGCACTGATTCCGGGTTGTGCAGGTTCAGCACCAATCCAAAACATCGGGGCTTATGGTGTGGAATTTAAAGATGTGTGTGACTATGTGGAAGTACTCAACTTACACACGAATGAAATCTTTCGCCTTAGCAATGAACAATGCCAATTTGGTTATCGCGACAGCATTTTTAAACACGCCTATGCCACGGGCTATGTAATCATTGCCGTAGGTTTGAAACTCAGCAAAAACTGGATACCCGTTTTAAAATATGGGTCACTGGCTAATTTGGAGAAAAGTGCGGTCAATGCCCAGCAAATTTTTGACGAAGTGTGTGCGATACGACGTAGTAAATTACCTGACCCAGCAGAATTCGGCAATGCCGGTAGTTTCTTCAAAAATCCAGTCATTAGTAAAGTGGATTTTGATCACTTACAGCAAGAATATCCTGACATACCGCATTTTCCGCAAGCTGACGGACGTGTCAAATTAGCCGCAGGTTGGCTCATTGATCAATGTGGCTTGAAAGGGTATCAACTGGGTGGTGCTGCAGTCCACCAGCAACAAGCGCTGGTTCTGATCAACCAACAGGATGCAACGAGTAGTGACGTGGTAGAGTTAGCACACCACATTCGCCAAAAAGTCGCTCAACGCTTTGCTGTCTGGTTACAACCAGAAGTTCGCTTTATTGACGAAGACGGTGAAGTGGATAGTGAACAAGCCATTTGTTAA
- a CDS encoding peptidase E has translation MKKLFLASSFADVFDLFLDFAGNIQNKSITFIPTASKVEEVRFYVNDARNAFLQQGAFIDELDLSTASLSEITDKLAKNEMIYVSGGNTFFLLQELTRTGAAQLIQQHIQAGKMYIGESAGAMITAPNIDYVKYMDSLDQAPMLRDFTALNLVDFYVVPHYTNFPFVEAAQKIIDTYSTTLPLQPIDNHQAILVNNETKIIRGNHKG, from the coding sequence ATGAAGAAATTATTTTTAGCCTCTTCTTTTGCTGATGTCTTCGATCTCTTTCTTGATTTTGCGGGTAATATCCAAAATAAAAGCATCACGTTTATTCCCACAGCGAGCAAAGTCGAAGAGGTTAGGTTTTATGTTAATGATGCAAGAAATGCCTTCTTACAACAAGGTGCGTTCATTGATGAACTTGATCTCTCGACAGCAAGCCTTTCCGAAATCACGGATAAATTAGCCAAAAACGAGATGATCTATGTCAGTGGCGGTAATACCTTCTTTTTACTGCAGGAATTAACACGCACAGGGGCAGCACAGCTCATTCAACAACACATTCAAGCTGGCAAAATGTATATCGGCGAATCCGCAGGTGCCATGATTACCGCGCCCAATATCGACTACGTCAAATACATGGATAGCCTAGACCAAGCACCGATGTTACGCGATTTTACAGCACTTAATTTAGTCGATTTTTACGTTGTACCACACTATACCAATTTTCCTTTTGTCGAGGCGGCACAAAAGATCATTGACACTTATTCTACGACATTGCCGTTACAACCCATTGACAATCACCAAGCAATATTGGTCAATAACGAAACAAAAATCATCAGAGGAAACCATAAAGGATAA